In the Helianthus annuus cultivar XRQ/B chromosome 11, HanXRQr2.0-SUNRISE, whole genome shotgun sequence genome, one interval contains:
- the LOC110888504 gene encoding endo-1,3;1,4-beta-D-glucanase, producing MPSLLEGNRYSDTDLIQTWINISFGTLHMTGKMEKLYSLLELYIKGYGAPKLRQLADRVAAAGYDEQAVDFAKQVIQALKEKGVTKIGAAGFCWGAKVVVELAKDGEIQFAALLHPSFVTLDDIKGVKVPIGILGAEINKRSPPELVKEFEAALLCHILFFNR from the exons TGATACAGACCTGATACAAACCTGGATCAACATTTCATTTGGTACCCTTCACATGACTGGAAAAATGGAGAAACTATATAGTTTATTAGAG TTATATATCAAAG GTTATGGAGCTCCGAAACTGAG GCAACTTGCAGACAGAGTTGCAGCTGCTGGATATGAT GAGCAAGCGGTTGATTTTGCTAAACAAGTTATTCAGGCTCTGAAAGAGAAGGGTGTAACTAAAATTGGGGCTGCAGGTTTTTGTTGGGGCG CTAAGGTGGTTGTGGAGCTAGCAAAGGATGGTGAAATACAATTTGCTGCACTCCTGCATCCTTCGTTTGTCACTTTAGATGATATCAAGG gggttAAGGTCCCTATAGGGATACTAGGTGCCGAGATCAACAAACGATCTCCACCAGAACTCGTCAAAGAATTTGAGGCTGCCCTCTTATGTcatattttgttttttaatcGATAA